In Puniceicoccus vermicola, the genomic stretch CCGAGGTCGGGGGGGCTCTATCGTCGATGGATGTTAGAGGATTCTGGAGCGGAGTCGAACCGTTATGCGATGCTTATCCGAATCGTCATTTTTGGAGCGTTTTTCGGAGCTTCCCTGTTCCTCATTGCAAAGCATGGGCTGGATTGGGTCGAGCATCTGAGTCCCGGCTATTTTTTGATCGCGATGATCGTCCTGCCGACTGTTGGCGCTCCGATTTCTCTCTTTTACCTAGCGGCGGGGGGGCTCTTTCCTCCGCTTCCGGCAATCCTGATCGGCCTGATCGCCTTATTGGGCAACACCACTTTGGGGTATGGAATCGGTCGATGGGCCTTGGGGGAGATGACCCGCACCCAGTTGCTGAAGCGCTGGCCGAAGATTTTCTCGCCAAGCCGTCTCAACGGGATTCGGGCCGTTATCCTCATCCGCTCGGTTCCCGGAGTTCCCTTTTGGATCCAAAATGTGGGTCTAGGCGCCGCGAAGTTGCCATTTCTCCCCTATCTAGCCCTCTCCGTCACGATCCAGGGAACCTTTCTCACGGCCATGGTCCTGAGCGTGAGTGGCCTTTTGGAGCAGAATCATGCCTACCTGCTCTTGGGCTTGCTCGCATTGATCGGAGCCTTCGCCCTCAGTCGCTATTTCCTGAGCTGGGCCCGGCAACAAGAAAATCAGGAAGATCCGGCGAGCTGAAGATTTTTGCGAAGAACTCCGGGGATGTCGTTCACCAAGGACCGGCTGCTTCAGCTGCCGTCGCGTCTGAGCGGCTATTCTAGTAGGGGCGCAGCTTCAGCTGCCCCCATCGCGTTTTTTTTTCGGAACGGCCACCCGAGGAAGATCTTCCGCGACCGCAGGACCGCGCAGCTAAAGCTGAGCGACTACTTTTTCGGCGACTCACCCAAGGATCGTCTGCTTCAGCTGCCGCCGCGTCTGAGCGGGTATTTTAGTAGGGGAGCAGCTTCAGCTGCCCCCATCGCGTTTGTTCCGGACGGCCTCCGAGTAAGTCCTTCCGCGCCCGCAGGACCGCGCAGCTAAAGCTGAGCGGCTACTTTTTCGGCGACTCATCCAAGGATCGGCTGCTTCAGCTGCCGACACGTCTGATCGGCGCGTCCCCCCCAGCCGCCCTCAATGGTTCTCCTCCGCATCTTCCTTCTTCTCGGCGGCAAAGATGGTGATGTCGGCGGAGGTGAGGCCAGTGATCTGCTGAGCGCGTTTCAGGGCATCGCGGGTGGAGACGTTGGGGTTTCCTTCGCTGTAGCGGAAGAAGTTCTCTTCGCCGAGTTCGGCCATGAGGCCGGAGCGCTGGAAGATCTTGTCGATTTCTTCGTGAGCACCGCTGACGAGGAAAGCGCAGTTGTTTTTTCGCGCGAAACGAATGAGATCCATGATCGTCAGGGCGGCCGTTGCGTCGAGATGACGGGCGTTGCGAAGGCGCAGGATGATGGCCCGCTGATTGGCGTGGCTGACCATGCGCCGCATCTGCTCAAGGAACAGGTCGCTCGAGGCGAAGAAGAGGTCGCCTTCGACGTGGACAATGGCGATCTCCGGTCGCTTTTCCTCCAGACCTTCAGGGGTCAAGTTGCCGCGATCGTCGAAGGTAATCTCCTTCATATTGGGGCGGGCGGCCTTGCGGACGAAGAGGACAATCGAGGTGATGGCCCCTAAGGCGATGGCGGTGTCGAGTGGGAGGGCGAGGCCTCCCAGAAAAGTGGCGAGGAAGACGGCGAAATCACTCTTTGTGGTCCGGGCGATGACGCTGATCTCAGCGCGATTGATGAGGGTGAATCCGACGATGATGACGACCGTAGCCAGACTGGCTTTGGGGATGTAGCCGATCAATCCCCCTACGAGGAAGAGGATGATGACGAGAAGGGTTCCGCTGAGAATACTGGCGATAGGGGTGGCTGCCCCACTGCGGAAGTTGAGGGCCGATCGGGTCAGCGAGCCAGATACCGCCATTCCCGAGCCGAAGGCCGAGACCATATTGGCGACGCCAATACTCATCATCTGCTGGTTGACATCGACCCGGTCGCCAGCTTGGGCGGCCAGGGCTTTGGAGATGGAAGAGCTCTCAAGGAGAGAGAGAAAGGCCACGGCGAGAGCCGGTCCGACGAGCTGGTTGATCTCCGCCCAGTGTAGCGAGGGGATTGAAAGGGGCCAAGCGGCGGCGTTGATCGGCGAGAGCATTTCAAACTCGATGCCGAGCGGACGCATCAGAACGACGACCAGAGCGGTGAGAACCAAGCAGAGGGCAACGGTCGGGATGCCCCGGGCAAATTTTTTCAGGGGAAGGTAAATGGCCAGAGTAATGCCGGCGATGAGGGCCGATTCCCATTGGGTGCCTCCAATGCCCTTGAGAAGATTCCACAGGGACTCGGCGAAGGTTCCCGCCCGGGGGACGTGGAGGCCCAGTACGGTCTTGAGTTGATTGACGATGATCAGGAACGCTGCCGCGGTGATATACCCGACGATGACCGCTCGAGAGACAAATTGGGTGATCGCAGAGATGCGTAGGAGGGCTCCGCAGATCATAAAAAGGCTGACCATGATCAGCAGCAGGGGCATGGCCACCACCGCTTGTGCCTGCGAGTAGCCGAGGGTGAGGAACGTACTGAGGAGCATGACCGCAGTCGCGTTCGTCGGCCCCAGCATGATGAAGCGGGAGCTGGCGAGGAAAGGGCCGGTAATCGACGCCAAGGCGGAACAAAAAACCCCCATTTGGACGGGG encodes the following:
- a CDS encoding TVP38/TMEM64 family protein, which codes for MLEDSGAESNRYAMLIRIVIFGAFFGASLFLIAKHGLDWVEHLSPGYFLIAMIVLPTVGAPISLFYLAAGGLFPPLPAILIGLIALLGNTTLGYGIGRWALGEMTRTQLLKRWPKIFSPSRLNGIRAVILIRSVPGVPFWIQNVGLGAAKLPFLPYLALSVTIQGTFLTAMVLSVSGLLEQNHAYLLLGLLALIGAFALSRYFLSWARQQENQEDPAS
- a CDS encoding SulP family inorganic anion transporter, whose translation is MHIIRRTGQLLRSTGLHPFPLGKTIRNYSWAKAKADGKSAINVVFLDFPQGMAYALIAGLPVQMGVFCSALASITGPFLASSRFIMLGPTNATAVMLLSTFLTLGYSQAQAVVAMPLLLIMVSLFMICGALLRISAITQFVSRAVIVGYITAAAFLIIVNQLKTVLGLHVPRAGTFAESLWNLLKGIGGTQWESALIAGITLAIYLPLKKFARGIPTVALCLVLTALVVVLMRPLGIEFEMLSPINAAAWPLSIPSLHWAEINQLVGPALAVAFLSLLESSSISKALAAQAGDRVDVNQQMMSIGVANMVSAFGSGMAVSGSLTRSALNFRSGAATPIASILSGTLLVIILFLVGGLIGYIPKASLATVVIIVGFTLINRAEISVIARTTKSDFAVFLATFLGGLALPLDTAIALGAITSIVLFVRKAARPNMKEITFDDRGNLTPEGLEEKRPEIAIVHVEGDLFFASSDLFLEQMRRMVSHANQRAIILRLRNARHLDATAALTIMDLIRFARKNNCAFLVSGAHEEIDKIFQRSGLMAELGEENFFRYSEGNPNVSTRDALKRAQQITGLTSADITIFAAEKKEDAEENH